One Roseimaritima multifibrata DNA window includes the following coding sequences:
- a CDS encoding sulfatase family protein, which produces MNRSKCWMLTLSLVWGAHLCCGMEHASAVDRPNIIFVFADDWGYGDLGIHGSSFCKTPRLDQMAAEGIDFQNFTVNHPVCSPSRTAVMTGQFPARHSVHQHFSTMAHHLRAGMPDWLDPQAPMLPRMLKEAGYATAHFGKWHLCNDQIPDGPMPPEYGYDEFGAFNLPSRAAEQMPTAETCSRAIDFVKRHKDRPFFVNLWLHETHTPHYPQAKYLQQFQHLDEQQQVYAAVVAEADAGVGSVLDALKETGIDEKTLVIFSSDNGPERTGKKKEQDDASTGPGLGSFYSVGEKGELKGRKRSLYAGGVRVPFIARWPGVIPAGGVDRTSVLTAVDLLPSLLAVAGQPLPSDYQQDGENIVPALKGEAFQRERPIFWEWAPARAHPETWPHQGMRDGKWKLLINEKLGRVELYDIENDWTETTNVADAHSQVVQQLTQQIHAWKKTLPTDPPAAALSKLRNDL; this is translated from the coding sequence ATGAATCGATCAAAATGCTGGATGCTGACGCTATCGCTGGTATGGGGGGCACATTTGTGTTGCGGCATGGAGCACGCTAGTGCGGTCGACAGACCTAATATCATTTTTGTTTTTGCGGATGATTGGGGATACGGCGATCTAGGTATTCATGGCAGTTCGTTTTGTAAAACTCCACGGCTTGATCAGATGGCAGCCGAGGGGATCGATTTCCAGAACTTTACGGTCAATCATCCGGTCTGTTCACCCAGTCGTACCGCGGTGATGACAGGTCAATTTCCTGCTAGGCACTCCGTCCATCAGCACTTCTCAACCATGGCTCATCACCTGCGTGCCGGCATGCCTGATTGGCTGGATCCACAAGCTCCGATGTTGCCTCGCATGTTGAAGGAAGCAGGCTATGCAACGGCCCACTTCGGAAAATGGCATCTTTGTAATGACCAGATTCCCGATGGCCCGATGCCGCCCGAGTACGGGTACGACGAATTCGGAGCTTTTAATTTGCCCAGTCGAGCCGCGGAGCAAATGCCTACGGCCGAAACCTGTTCACGTGCGATTGACTTTGTTAAACGACACAAGGATCGTCCTTTTTTTGTCAACTTGTGGCTGCATGAAACGCATACCCCGCACTATCCACAAGCGAAATATTTGCAGCAATTTCAGCATCTTGATGAACAGCAGCAAGTGTATGCGGCCGTTGTTGCGGAAGCCGATGCTGGCGTGGGAAGCGTTTTAGACGCTCTGAAAGAAACTGGTATCGATGAAAAGACGTTGGTGATCTTTTCGTCCGACAATGGTCCGGAAAGAACGGGGAAAAAGAAAGAACAGGACGATGCTTCGACGGGACCGGGACTCGGTTCGTTCTATTCGGTTGGTGAAAAAGGGGAATTGAAAGGGCGGAAACGATCGCTCTACGCCGGGGGAGTTCGCGTTCCGTTTATCGCTCGCTGGCCCGGGGTGATTCCCGCCGGAGGCGTCGACCGCACCTCGGTTTTAACGGCAGTCGATTTACTGCCATCGCTGTTGGCGGTCGCCGGACAGCCGTTGCCAAGCGACTATCAGCAGGATGGTGAAAACATTGTGCCTGCATTGAAGGGCGAAGCGTTTCAACGCGAGCGTCCAATCTTCTGGGAATGGGCGCCGGCGCGTGCACATCCCGAAACGTGGCCTCATCAAGGCATGCGAGACGGCAAATGGAAGTTGTTAATCAACGAAAAATTGGGACGCGTGGAGCTTTACGATATCGAAAACGACTGGACCGAAACGACCAATGTCGCGGATGCCCATTCACAAGTCGTTCAACAGCTGACGCAGCAGATTCATGCTTGGAAAAAGACGCTGCCCACGGATCCGCCTGCAGCTGCCCTTTCCAAGTTGAGGAATGATTTATAG
- a CDS encoding sulfatase family protein gives MMHYAKILLLVVAIGSLAERSVRSVAAADRPNIIFLFADDQSTYSVGCYGNKDAITPNMDKIARDGMVFDKHYNTTAICMASRGNVFTGMYEYKTGCNFTHGDMHADVWEKTYPVLLREAGYLSGFAGKFGIVVKGKGICESDFDFWGGGPGQTHYATAKNKSMQKYAAEYPHSSLSYGAFGQEVIRKSVKQNKPFCLSISFKAPHKPATPDPRFDAVYAGKKFTKPANFGREYATHLSPQSKEGRQYPRFTEWNYDSDYDGEMAKYHQQVYGIDVAVGMIRDELTKQGIADNTVVIYSSDNGYICGSHGYGSKVLPMEESSRVPLMIYDPRSPNCGKQIRCDRLTGNIDFAPTILELAGLPIPANMDGESLLGLLSNPEQGGHDQLAFINVFPPEPTTSLSCLTQRYKYTYWWYRDERMQPTEELFDLQKDPLELTNLASDPTRLALLEKMRERYDQELRKWETHAVDYNDYQRYGMLFQRNLPQKTKP, from the coding sequence ATGATGCACTATGCCAAAATTCTTCTGTTGGTAGTCGCCATCGGCTCTCTTGCAGAGAGATCGGTTCGATCTGTCGCAGCTGCTGACCGGCCGAATATTATTTTCCTTTTTGCGGATGATCAATCGACTTATTCGGTTGGATGTTATGGCAACAAGGATGCGATCACGCCGAACATGGATAAGATTGCTCGCGATGGGATGGTCTTCGACAAGCATTACAACACCACGGCGATTTGCATGGCTAGTCGGGGAAATGTCTTTACGGGGATGTATGAGTACAAGACGGGGTGTAACTTCACGCACGGCGATATGCACGCCGATGTTTGGGAGAAAACGTATCCCGTATTACTGCGTGAAGCGGGGTATCTGTCTGGATTTGCAGGTAAGTTCGGTATCGTGGTCAAAGGGAAGGGGATATGCGAATCTGATTTTGATTTTTGGGGCGGCGGACCAGGCCAGACGCATTACGCAACCGCCAAAAATAAATCGATGCAGAAGTATGCCGCGGAGTATCCGCATTCGTCGTTATCCTACGGGGCTTTCGGGCAGGAGGTTATTCGTAAATCGGTCAAGCAGAACAAACCCTTTTGCTTGTCGATAAGTTTCAAGGCTCCGCACAAACCGGCGACCCCCGATCCGCGGTTTGATGCTGTCTACGCCGGTAAGAAGTTCACAAAGCCTGCCAATTTCGGCCGAGAATATGCAACGCATTTGTCTCCGCAAAGCAAAGAGGGCCGGCAGTATCCTCGGTTCACCGAATGGAATTACGACTCCGACTACGACGGCGAGATGGCAAAGTACCATCAACAGGTTTATGGCATCGATGTGGCCGTCGGGATGATCCGCGATGAATTGACAAAGCAGGGGATTGCTGACAACACCGTGGTGATCTACAGCAGCGACAATGGGTATATCTGTGGCTCGCATGGTTACGGTTCTAAAGTCCTACCGATGGAGGAATCGTCCCGTGTTCCTTTGATGATTTACGATCCTCGTAGCCCGAATTGTGGAAAACAGATTCGGTGTGATCGACTGACTGGCAATATCGATTTTGCTCCGACCATCTTGGAATTGGCCGGCTTGCCTATTCCAGCCAATATGGACGGGGAAAGTTTGCTGGGGTTGCTGTCGAATCCAGAGCAGGGAGGGCATGATCAGTTGGCATTTATCAACGTCTTTCCTCCAGAGCCAACGACAAGCTTGAGCTGTCTGACGCAGCGTTATAAATACACTTACTGGTGGTACCGTGACGAACGGATGCAGCCAACCGAGGAGTTGTTTGATCTTCAAAAAGATCCGCTGGAACTAACCAATCTTGCCAGCGATCCGACCCGGTTGGCGCTTCTTGAGAAAATGCGAGAGCGATACGATCAAGAGCTCCGTAAGTGGGAAACGCACGCAGTCGATTACAATGACTACCAACGCTATGGCATGCTTTTCCAACGGAATCTTCCCCAGAAGACAAAGCCGTAA
- a CDS encoding histidine phosphatase family protein, producing the protein MALKIFIMRHGETEWSVSGKHTGRVDIPLTENGEREARQLGKRLASTTFDHVLVSPLQRARQTCDLADCGARAETEPDLIEWNNGDYEGQTHTDIFKKRPDWNLFRDGCPHGESPADISARADRLIKRLVTLDGNVALFSHSHFGRVLGVRWIGLPVQAGQHFILNTASLSVLCYQHENVAAPAIESWNNHGSYGE; encoded by the coding sequence ATGGCACTGAAAATTTTTATAATGCGACACGGGGAAACCGAGTGGTCGGTTTCTGGCAAACACACCGGACGGGTCGATATTCCGTTGACGGAAAATGGTGAACGCGAGGCACGCCAACTCGGCAAACGTCTTGCCTCCACCACGTTTGACCATGTCTTGGTCAGTCCACTGCAACGTGCTCGCCAAACTTGTGATCTAGCCGACTGCGGGGCGCGAGCCGAAACAGAACCAGATCTGATCGAATGGAACAACGGCGACTACGAAGGTCAAACGCACACCGACATCTTCAAGAAACGCCCCGACTGGAATCTATTTCGCGACGGTTGTCCCCATGGCGAATCCCCCGCAGACATCTCCGCACGAGCCGATCGGCTGATCAAGCGACTTGTCACGCTTGATGGCAATGTGGCGTTATTTTCACACAGCCATTTCGGCCGCGTGCTGGGTGTCCGCTGGATCGGCTTGCCCGTTCAAGCCGGCCAACACTTTATCCTGAACACCGCATCGCTAAGTGTGCTGTGTTACCAACACGAAAACGTTGCCGCCCCCGCGATCGAGAGCTGGAACAACCATGGGTCGTACGGAGAATAA
- a CDS encoding polysaccharide lyase — MTTSAWSIGVTRADEPQTNRPKPAVNDRTSGVDSADASGTIIFKNDFSNETVGDYTDNDFKSDRDWGKVRWANLHDRSEIIDDDGNKKLRMTFPKGKFGHRETGGNAAVSLGTHDEIYQRVTIRFEPGFSFVKTGKIVGVGSNAGWSGGNVPGEGQGYTSRFIWDRNHEAAMYLYHMDQRGKYGDVLNLGFKFETGIDYTLTQHIKVNTGSDKNGILQVWASKDGGPQRLVVDRNNLRFGTEGRGKTELMFIAPFHGGGDSSFAAQQTSYLTLDDISVSTTKFSDLP, encoded by the coding sequence ATGACCACTTCGGCCTGGTCAATCGGCGTGACACGTGCGGATGAACCACAGACGAATCGCCCCAAACCGGCCGTCAACGATCGTACGTCAGGCGTCGATTCAGCGGATGCTAGTGGAACCATCATTTTCAAAAATGACTTCTCCAACGAAACGGTCGGAGACTACACAGATAACGATTTCAAATCCGACCGCGACTGGGGAAAAGTACGCTGGGCGAATCTCCATGACCGATCGGAAATCATCGACGATGATGGCAACAAAAAACTCAGGATGACCTTTCCGAAAGGAAAATTTGGGCATCGCGAAACGGGCGGCAACGCTGCCGTTTCGCTCGGGACGCACGACGAAATCTACCAGCGCGTGACCATCCGATTCGAACCTGGTTTCTCGTTTGTCAAAACCGGCAAGATCGTGGGTGTGGGAAGCAATGCTGGCTGGAGTGGTGGAAACGTGCCAGGAGAAGGTCAGGGTTATACGTCACGATTCATTTGGGATCGCAACCACGAAGCGGCAATGTATCTCTACCACATGGATCAACGCGGAAAATATGGCGATGTCCTGAATCTGGGTTTCAAATTTGAAACCGGCATCGACTACACGCTCACGCAACACATCAAAGTCAATACAGGCAGTGATAAAAACGGAATCCTGCAGGTATGGGCTAGCAAGGATGGCGGCCCACAACGGCTGGTGGTCGACCGAAACAATTTGCGATTTGGAACCGAGGGGCGAGGAAAAACAGAACTAATGTTTATCGCCCCATTCCACGGTGGTGGGGATTCCAGTTTTGCCGCTCAGCAGACCAGCTATCTAACACTGGATGACATTTCTGTTTCAACGACGAAGTTCAGCGATCTTCCATAG
- a CDS encoding ABC transporter permease: MNRLVKIFWLGTKELRSLQRDKVLLVFLVYSFTVALYVQSKAGSADVHNASIGIVDEDRSALSARIVNAFLAPQFQTPETIDASEVDDGMDASRFMFVLDIPPNFERYVVQGRPTEVQLNIDATAVAQAGIGASYIQSILSDEISRFQSRTDADFPTTIRLVTRRAFNPNGNPVWFGSLMGLINQISMLTIILTGAALIREREHGTIEHLLVMPLTSLDIALAKVWANSLLILIAVVVAILVVIRQLLEVPIAGSISLFLAATVTYLFFATALGIFLGTISRTMAQFAMLVILTIVVLQMLSGGMTPVESQPEWLQAITFFLPSRHFVSVAQAVVYRGAGFDLVWTSFLTVAVIALAFFLSSLALFRRSMATR, from the coding sequence ATGAATCGTCTTGTCAAAATCTTCTGGCTGGGAACCAAAGAGCTTCGTTCACTTCAGCGTGACAAAGTCCTGTTGGTGTTTTTGGTCTATTCGTTCACTGTGGCTTTGTACGTTCAATCCAAGGCGGGATCTGCGGACGTCCATAACGCATCGATCGGGATCGTCGACGAAGATCGGTCGGCGCTGTCGGCGAGAATCGTGAACGCGTTCTTGGCTCCGCAGTTTCAAACGCCCGAGACGATCGATGCTAGTGAAGTGGACGACGGGATGGACGCCAGTCGGTTCATGTTTGTGCTGGACATCCCGCCAAATTTTGAACGCTACGTCGTGCAAGGACGTCCGACGGAGGTGCAGTTGAATATCGACGCGACGGCGGTCGCCCAAGCCGGGATCGGTGCCAGCTATATTCAGTCGATTCTCAGTGATGAAATTAGCCGGTTCCAAAGCCGAACCGACGCCGACTTCCCCACGACCATCCGATTGGTCACACGACGCGCGTTCAATCCGAACGGTAACCCCGTTTGGTTTGGCAGCCTGATGGGCCTGATCAATCAGATTTCAATGTTGACGATCATTCTGACCGGTGCAGCGTTGATCCGCGAACGGGAACATGGCACGATCGAACACTTACTGGTGATGCCCCTGACCTCACTTGATATCGCTTTGGCGAAGGTCTGGGCCAACAGTTTGTTGATCCTGATTGCGGTAGTCGTCGCGATCTTAGTCGTGATTCGGCAACTGTTGGAGGTTCCGATCGCGGGTTCGATTTCGCTATTCCTGGCCGCGACGGTCACCTATTTGTTTTTCGCGACCGCCTTGGGGATCTTTTTAGGAACGATTTCGCGAACCATGGCCCAGTTCGCAATGTTGGTAATCCTGACGATTGTCGTTTTGCAGATGCTTTCCGGCGGCATGACCCCCGTGGAAAGCCAGCCAGAATGGTTGCAAGCGATCACCTTCTTCCTTCCTTCACGGCACTTTGTTAGCGTCGCTCAGGCGGTTGTCTATCGCGGTGCCGGATTCGATTTAGTTTGGACGTCGTTCCTGACGGTTGCCGTGATCGCGTTGGCGTTCTTTTTATCTTCGCTGGCGTTGTTCCGTCGGTCGATGGCGACCCGATGA
- the rbbA gene encoding ribosome-associated ATPase/putative transporter RbbA has protein sequence MNHVIRIESLSHRYGRKIALDDIHLELPAGEMIGLIGPDGVGKSTLMGLVAGAKKIQTGHVETLGQDMRLGKNRDAVCPRIAYMPQGLGKNLYAELTVMQNLDFFGRLFALPARQRRARIDRLLEATGLDPFPNRQAGQLSGGMKQKLGLCCALLHEPDLLILDEPTTGVDPLSRQQFWKLIDDLRGESDSMSVLVSTAYMEEADQYDSLVAMHGGKVLAFGTPLELRQQTHTDSLEAAFVQLLPEDVRGDAQPLVIPERPSGGTEVAIEAEGLTRRFGDFVAVSDVSFRIEKGEIFGFLGSNGCGKTTTMKMLTGLLPASEGTAKLFGESVEAGSMEIRRRVGYMSQSFSLYGELTVDQNLWLHARLFDVPVRERTSRIAELVEEFGLEGRNKDLAASLPLGVRQRLSLAVAVLHRPEMLILDEPTSGVDPIARDNFWRLLVRLSRESGVTIFVSTHFMNEAMRCDRISLMNAGKVLASGAPKSLVESKGAATLEEAFIDYMQAAEQDDNRGEETERIDSKNEGQVHPAAPGEKLAGLPLASGATKADRQFFRVRRMLAYSYRETLEILRDPVRLAFAFGGSVLLMFVFGFGITSDVNRVEFAVLDQDRSPESLDYASALIGSSYFDQQAEILDLDDMQRKLENNEITVAIEIPPQFGRELKRGSMPQVSAWIDGANPSRASTIEGYMQGVHAGVLQDLAIENGNASSVPAVSIEQRFRYNPTFESINAMVPSVPAILLVLIPAILMAASVVKEKELGSITNFYVTPTSRLEFLLGKQLPYIAIGMTNFVLLTLLAIFLFNVPLKGSGLMLAFCALAYVTATTGIGLLVSSFTRSQVAAVFVTTVVTILPSISLSGLMQPVSTLEGGARWMGTFWPTTYYMHASVGAFTKGLTASQLMPDFLSLLAFIPVLTVLTAMALKKQET, from the coding sequence ATGAACCACGTTATCCGAATCGAATCGCTGAGTCACCGCTACGGGAGGAAAATCGCGCTCGACGATATCCATCTGGAACTGCCGGCGGGCGAGATGATCGGTTTGATTGGTCCTGATGGAGTGGGCAAGTCGACGTTGATGGGATTGGTCGCCGGTGCGAAAAAAATTCAAACGGGTCACGTCGAAACGCTCGGTCAGGATATGCGGCTGGGCAAGAATCGTGATGCCGTCTGCCCGCGAATCGCGTACATGCCTCAGGGGCTTGGTAAGAACCTGTATGCCGAACTAACGGTCATGCAAAACCTTGATTTCTTTGGACGTCTATTCGCGTTGCCCGCGCGCCAACGACGGGCCCGAATCGATCGTTTGCTGGAGGCAACGGGGCTGGATCCGTTTCCCAATCGCCAAGCCGGGCAGCTATCCGGTGGCATGAAGCAGAAGCTTGGTTTGTGCTGTGCGCTGCTGCATGAGCCCGATTTGTTAATCTTGGATGAACCGACCACCGGCGTGGACCCGCTGTCACGGCAGCAGTTCTGGAAATTGATCGACGATCTTCGCGGCGAATCCGATTCGATGAGTGTGCTGGTTTCGACTGCGTACATGGAAGAGGCCGATCAGTATGATTCGTTGGTGGCAATGCACGGCGGCAAGGTGTTGGCGTTCGGGACACCGCTGGAGCTCCGCCAGCAGACGCATACCGATTCACTCGAAGCAGCGTTTGTGCAGTTGTTGCCTGAGGACGTTCGCGGCGACGCCCAGCCGCTGGTGATCCCGGAACGGCCGTCCGGCGGAACCGAGGTCGCGATCGAGGCAGAAGGTCTGACTCGGCGATTCGGTGATTTCGTGGCCGTGAGCGACGTCAGCTTTCGAATCGAGAAAGGGGAGATTTTTGGGTTTCTCGGTTCCAACGGCTGTGGCAAGACAACGACCATGAAAATGCTGACCGGCCTGCTACCCGCCAGCGAGGGAACGGCAAAGCTGTTTGGCGAGTCGGTCGAGGCTGGCAGTATGGAAATTCGCAGACGGGTAGGGTACATGTCGCAGTCGTTTTCGCTTTATGGCGAGCTGACCGTCGATCAAAATTTGTGGCTGCACGCGCGTTTGTTTGATGTGCCGGTCCGGGAACGAACGTCCCGGATCGCAGAGCTTGTCGAAGAGTTCGGTTTGGAGGGCCGCAATAAAGACTTAGCGGCAAGTCTGCCGCTGGGCGTTCGTCAGCGTCTGTCGTTGGCCGTCGCTGTGTTGCATCGACCCGAAATGTTGATCTTGGATGAACCGACTTCGGGCGTTGATCCGATCGCCCGAGATAACTTTTGGCGATTGTTGGTGCGGCTGTCACGCGAATCGGGGGTGACGATCTTTGTTTCCACCCATTTCATGAACGAAGCGATGCGGTGCGATCGCATTTCGTTGATGAATGCAGGGAAGGTGTTGGCATCGGGGGCTCCGAAATCGTTGGTCGAATCCAAAGGTGCTGCGACGCTGGAGGAAGCGTTTATTGATTACATGCAGGCGGCCGAACAGGATGACAATCGCGGGGAGGAAACGGAGCGGATCGACAGTAAGAACGAAGGTCAAGTCCACCCTGCCGCCCCTGGCGAAAAACTGGCTGGCCTGCCTTTGGCATCAGGGGCCACGAAAGCGGATCGCCAGTTCTTTCGGGTCCGGCGGATGCTTGCCTATAGCTATCGCGAGACACTTGAAATCCTTCGTGATCCGGTTCGGCTGGCGTTCGCGTTTGGCGGTTCGGTGTTGTTGATGTTCGTGTTTGGGTTTGGCATTACGAGCGATGTGAATCGGGTTGAATTTGCGGTGCTGGATCAAGATCGGTCGCCCGAAAGCCTTGATTACGCAAGTGCTTTGATCGGTTCCAGCTATTTCGATCAGCAGGCTGAAATCCTCGACCTTGACGACATGCAGCGAAAGCTTGAGAACAACGAGATCACCGTAGCGATCGAAATTCCGCCTCAGTTTGGTCGTGAACTAAAACGTGGTTCGATGCCGCAAGTGTCCGCTTGGATCGACGGTGCCAATCCGTCCCGAGCTTCAACGATCGAAGGATACATGCAGGGCGTTCACGCGGGGGTACTGCAGGATTTGGCAATCGAAAACGGGAATGCCTCGTCCGTTCCTGCCGTGTCGATTGAGCAACGGTTTCGCTACAACCCAACCTTCGAGAGCATCAACGCGATGGTTCCTAGCGTGCCCGCGATTCTGTTGGTGTTGATTCCGGCGATCCTGATGGCTGCCAGTGTCGTGAAGGAAAAGGAGCTCGGATCGATCACCAACTTTTACGTCACGCCGACGTCGCGATTGGAATTTCTGCTCGGCAAGCAATTGCCTTACATCGCGATCGGCATGACAAACTTTGTCTTGCTGACGTTACTGGCGATCTTCCTGTTCAACGTGCCGCTTAAAGGAAGTGGGCTGATGTTGGCGTTCTGTGCGCTGGCATACGTGACGGCGACGACGGGAATTGGATTGTTGGTATCTTCGTTCACACGCAGCCAGGTCGCGGCCGTGTTTGTAACGACCGTTGTAACCATCCTACCGTCGATCAGTCTGTCGGGATTGATGCAGCCGGTTTCCACGCTGGAAGGGGGGGCTCGTTGGATGGGGACGTTTTGGCCCACCACCTACTACATGCACGCCAGCGTCGGGGCATTTACGAAGGGGCTGACAGCAAGCCAGTTGATGCCGGATTTCCTGTCGCTGTTGGCATTCATTCCCGTGTTGACGGTATTGACTGCGATGGCGCTGAAGAAGCAGGAAACGTAG
- a CDS encoding HlyD family secretion protein: MLKTIRWIAFLAALSVTGYFGWQFYLSQQPEPLPEGIVSGNGRIEAVQVDISTKFAGRIEEVSVREGDLVQPGQVIARMDTSELDASLAQSQARLAEVEQSVDQALANIAKSESDVDLAKKQVSRAEKLISNNAMSEAEYDTTVNTLAVAQANLGATKAALRTQQFAVKAAEAQVKQIETQLDDAVLYSPVQGRVLYRLAETGEVLSAGGKVLTILDLTDIYMEIYLPADAAVRTPIGAEARVVFDVAPEYAARAKVTFVSPEAQFTPKQVETLDERDKLMFRVKVQLPPERVKPYLERIKTGIRGVAYVKVNSEAEWPDFLGRPFPEVPPETP; the protein is encoded by the coding sequence ATGCTAAAAACAATACGCTGGATCGCTTTCCTCGCCGCTTTAAGCGTCACTGGCTACTTTGGCTGGCAGTTTTATTTGTCGCAGCAGCCCGAACCGCTGCCGGAGGGCATTGTTTCGGGCAACGGACGCATCGAAGCGGTGCAGGTGGACATTTCGACGAAGTTTGCTGGGCGAATCGAGGAGGTGAGTGTCCGCGAAGGGGATTTAGTGCAGCCAGGCCAAGTGATTGCAAGGATGGACACGTCGGAACTGGACGCGTCGCTCGCACAGTCGCAGGCTCGGTTGGCTGAGGTTGAGCAGTCCGTTGACCAGGCGTTGGCCAATATTGCCAAAAGTGAAAGTGACGTTGATTTGGCGAAGAAGCAAGTCAGCCGAGCCGAAAAACTGATAAGCAATAACGCGATGTCCGAGGCGGAGTACGACACCACTGTCAACACGCTGGCGGTCGCTCAAGCAAATTTGGGAGCAACAAAGGCGGCCTTGCGAACGCAGCAGTTTGCCGTCAAGGCGGCGGAGGCTCAAGTCAAACAGATCGAAACGCAGTTAGATGATGCCGTGCTGTATTCACCGGTGCAAGGACGCGTGTTGTATCGCTTGGCGGAAACTGGCGAAGTGCTTTCCGCTGGTGGCAAGGTGCTGACGATATTGGATCTAACCGATATTTATATGGAAATCTATTTGCCCGCCGATGCGGCCGTGCGAACCCCGATCGGTGCGGAGGCTCGTGTCGTGTTTGATGTCGCTCCTGAATATGCGGCCAGAGCCAAGGTGACGTTTGTTTCTCCGGAGGCTCAATTCACTCCGAAGCAAGTCGAAACGTTGGACGAACGGGATAAGTTGATGTTTCGCGTCAAAGTGCAATTGCCGCCTGAACGGGTCAAACCCTACTTGGAGCGAATTAAAACAGGCATTCGTGGTGTGGCGTATGTGAAAGTGAATAGCGAAGCCGAATGGCCGGACTTCCTCGGTCGGCCGTTCCCCGAAGTGCCGCCGGAGACGCCTTAA
- a CDS encoding dihydroorotate dehydrogenase-like protein, whose translation MSDRLATNYLGLELRSPVVVGACPLTMQPETVRQLVDAGAGAVVLPSMLQEQIIHRDMKRSDPLKAISQSGYQPQQDQYNGGAEAYLETIRMLTSTTKVPIVASINGSSTGSWMDYAKEIESCGAAALEMNVQPMIAAPSETSQQIEEKLCEMVHSVAERVTIPLAIKLTQRYANLASIAQQIKTAGAKGMILFTHQPQWDVSIDRMHWTIRWELSPVDSLGTILEGIVRARLGADGMSIAASGGVRTSEDAIKAMIAGADVVMVTSEIYREGPAAIDKIIHGIERFVDNSHFDSLRAFQAARPEIELGPERLMRLQYVDPLTRSTNYFDPTPAVSTSTGDSFGHEAS comes from the coding sequence ATGAGTGATCGATTAGCGACAAATTATTTGGGACTTGAACTTCGCAGCCCGGTGGTGGTGGGTGCTTGCCCACTGACGATGCAGCCTGAAACGGTACGGCAATTGGTCGACGCCGGCGCAGGAGCGGTCGTCCTCCCTTCGATGCTGCAGGAACAGATCATTCATCGCGACATGAAGCGTTCGGATCCGCTGAAGGCGATTTCACAAAGTGGTTACCAGCCTCAGCAGGATCAATACAACGGCGGAGCGGAGGCGTACCTGGAAACGATCCGAATGCTGACTTCGACAACCAAAGTTCCAATCGTCGCCAGCATCAACGGTTCGTCCACGGGCTCATGGATGGACTACGCCAAGGAAATTGAATCCTGCGGTGCGGCAGCGCTGGAAATGAATGTGCAGCCGATGATCGCGGCTCCGAGCGAAACTTCACAGCAAATCGAGGAAAAACTGTGCGAAATGGTGCACAGCGTCGCCGAACGCGTGACCATTCCGCTCGCAATCAAGTTAACCCAGCGTTACGCCAACCTCGCCTCCATCGCTCAGCAGATCAAAACCGCAGGGGCGAAAGGGATGATTCTATTTACGCATCAGCCACAATGGGATGTCAGCATTGATCGGATGCACTGGACGATCCGCTGGGAACTTTCGCCGGTTGATTCGCTGGGAACGATCTTAGAGGGCATCGTTCGTGCTCGCTTAGGGGCTGACGGCATGTCGATCGCAGCCAGCGGCGGCGTGCGAACGAGCGAAGATGCGATCAAGGCGATGATCGCAGGAGCGGATGTCGTGATGGTGACGTCTGAAATTTACCGCGAAGGGCCCGCTGCAATCGATAAAATCATCCATGGCATCGAACGGTTTGTGGACAATAGTCATTTCGATTCGTTGCGAGCCTTCCAAGCCGCTCGCCCTGAAATTGAACTAGGCCCGGAGCGTTTGATGCGACTGCAATATGTCGATCCGCTGACCCGATCAACAAACTATTTCGATCCGACGCCTGCGGTCTCAACGTCGACGGGCGATTCGTTTGGACATGAAGCAAGCTAG